The following coding sequences lie in one Alloacidobacterium dinghuense genomic window:
- a CDS encoding phenylalanine--tRNA ligase subunit beta encodes MKILSSWLRSYLSPIPVHDVELANALTLRGIAVEGKYFIKGYDEDPNEVIHNSLFEMDITTNRVDAMNHYGIAREAATIYGLKLLDLNPKLPHGKPAARPYPIRIEEPTLCGRFTARVLRNVTITQSTGIVAERFRLLEQKLISNAVDATNFVTLAMGHPTHAFDLDKLEGAIIIRRARKGEKLKTLDGIERILDPDDLVVADEKKALAIAGVMGGWDTMITPETKNILVEAAWFDPATVRRSSKRHLLHTDASHRFERGADFNAPPVASALVSSIILEAGGEVEGDLVDVMIPEAEQRTAKRPAITFAVSEAKRILGATEDPEGITPAIAETVLTGLGCKLSKNGTQPAPTTAHDLDPSRAVSVPSTGSAEYEVTLPSWRLDLEREIDLIEEIARVYGYNHFQNTLPAFAGSVVELQWAEKESTIRRGLLGLGWSEAVSSTFCSATDAVTFAPQPNSAVPLGNPLSEEAGMLRPSLAGGMLGMLALNLNRDMEDVMLFELGTVFHGTTDRVEEKPSLAIGATGKLPLTSPHQPSHELDFYDVKGAIETLLGKFSSKSLYFDRFPSDSGLMPAWLHPGRSARAVLDGATVGYFGQLHPAEAQRRKLKQVIFIGEIYLDRLYKQNLRQPVVRELSRFQAVRRDFSFILAANTPWARISETLAALGIPELQRFEAAEILGEKDSKLVPAGHISLLLRTVFQAQDRTLQEDELQNYTQRIIAAVEALGGKLRS; translated from the coding sequence ATGAAGATACTAAGTTCTTGGTTACGCTCCTACCTATCGCCGATTCCCGTGCATGATGTTGAGCTTGCTAATGCATTAACACTTCGCGGAATTGCTGTTGAAGGAAAATATTTCATTAAGGGATACGATGAAGACCCGAATGAAGTAATCCATAACTCGCTCTTCGAGATGGACATCACGACCAATCGCGTTGATGCCATGAACCACTATGGCATCGCACGCGAGGCCGCGACCATCTATGGTCTGAAGCTGCTCGACCTCAACCCAAAGCTCCCTCACGGGAAACCAGCAGCGAGGCCCTATCCGATCCGGATCGAAGAACCAACTCTCTGCGGACGCTTCACCGCTCGCGTCCTGCGCAACGTCACTATCACGCAATCAACGGGCATCGTAGCCGAGCGTTTCCGTTTGCTAGAACAGAAGCTCATCTCGAACGCCGTCGACGCAACGAACTTCGTAACGCTGGCCATGGGCCACCCAACGCACGCCTTCGATCTCGACAAGTTGGAGGGAGCCATCATCATCCGCCGCGCGCGCAAGGGCGAAAAACTTAAAACACTCGACGGCATCGAGCGCATCCTCGACCCCGATGATCTCGTCGTAGCTGACGAGAAGAAGGCTCTCGCCATCGCCGGAGTGATGGGCGGCTGGGACACGATGATCACGCCCGAGACGAAGAACATCCTCGTCGAGGCGGCATGGTTCGATCCCGCCACCGTGCGCCGCAGCTCCAAGCGCCATCTCCTGCACACCGACGCCTCGCACCGCTTCGAGCGCGGAGCCGACTTCAACGCGCCACCCGTCGCTTCAGCACTGGTCAGCAGCATCATTCTCGAAGCCGGCGGCGAAGTCGAAGGCGATCTCGTTGACGTCATGATCCCTGAAGCCGAGCAGCGTACGGCGAAGCGCCCAGCCATCACCTTCGCCGTCAGCGAGGCGAAAAGGATTCTCGGCGCTACCGAAGACCCCGAAGGCATCACGCCTGCCATCGCAGAGACCGTCCTCACCGGACTCGGCTGCAAACTCAGCAAGAACGGAACACAGCCTGCACCAACGACAGCGCACGACCTCGACCCATCGCGCGCTGTCTCTGTCCCGAGCACAGGCAGCGCCGAATACGAAGTCACGCTCCCGAGCTGGCGTCTCGACCTCGAACGCGAAATCGACCTCATCGAAGAGATCGCGCGCGTCTACGGCTACAACCACTTCCAGAACACGCTGCCCGCCTTCGCCGGGTCAGTCGTAGAACTGCAGTGGGCGGAAAAAGAATCGACCATCCGCAGGGGCCTGCTGGGACTGGGCTGGTCAGAGGCCGTCTCCAGCACCTTCTGTTCTGCAACCGACGCGGTTACATTTGCGCCGCAGCCGAACTCCGCCGTCCCGCTCGGCAATCCGTTGAGCGAAGAGGCCGGCATGTTGCGCCCCTCGCTCGCCGGGGGAATGCTAGGCATGCTCGCCCTCAACCTGAATCGCGACATGGAAGACGTCATGCTCTTTGAACTCGGAACTGTCTTTCACGGAACAACCGACCGCGTCGAAGAAAAGCCATCGCTTGCCATCGGAGCCACCGGCAAACTGCCGCTCACGAGCCCGCACCAGCCATCGCACGAGCTCGACTTCTACGACGTCAAGGGAGCCATCGAAACCCTGCTCGGTAAATTTTCCTCAAAGTCCCTCTACTTCGACCGCTTCCCATCGGACTCCGGACTGATGCCCGCATGGCTGCATCCAGGCCGTTCAGCGCGCGCCGTCCTCGACGGAGCTACGGTCGGCTACTTCGGCCAGCTACACCCCGCCGAGGCGCAGCGGCGCAAGCTGAAGCAAGTCATCTTCATCGGCGAAATCTACCTCGACCGCCTCTACAAGCAAAACCTGCGCCAGCCCGTCGTGCGCGAGCTGTCGCGCTTCCAGGCCGTGCGCCGCGACTTCTCCTTCATCCTCGCTGCGAACACGCCCTGGGCGCGAATCTCCGAAACACTCGCCGCCCTCGGCATTCCCGAGCTGCAGCGTTTTGAAGCGGCAGAAATCCTCGGCGAAAAAGACTCGAAACTCGTTCCCGCCGGCCACATCTCGCTACTGCTGCGCACCGTCTTCCAGGCGCAGGACCGCACGCTCCAGGAAGACGAGCTGCAAAACTACACACAGCGAATCATCGCCGCCGTTGAAGCTCTGGGCGGAAAATTGCGCAGCTAG
- a CDS encoding cell division protein ZapA, which yields MSDSQNGSNSTAQSATSDAMQFVTVDIYDQTYRLRGQDPAYIQHLAEMVDTKMRAVAAQGKSVDSLRVAVLAALNIADELSALEQRYNALSGPAKENLRNRTSKLTGLLDAVLSEHRKIG from the coding sequence ATGAGCGATTCTCAGAACGGAAGCAACAGCACGGCGCAGTCCGCAACATCCGACGCGATGCAGTTCGTCACAGTTGACATCTACGATCAGACCTATCGCCTGCGCGGACAGGATCCAGCCTACATTCAGCACCTGGCCGAGATGGTCGATACAAAAATGCGCGCTGTCGCCGCTCAAGGCAAGTCCGTTGATTCACTGCGTGTCGCTGTGCTCGCCGCTCTCAATATCGCCGATGAGCTGTCCGCTCTCGAACAGCGTTATAACGCCCTGTCCGGACCGGCAAAGGAAAATCTGCGCAACCGCACCAGCAAGCTCACCGGCCTGCTCGACGCGGTGCTGAGCGAGCACCGGAAGATAGGTTGA
- a CDS encoding prolipoprotein diacylglyceryl transferase, translating to MHPRLFQFGHIAIPTYGVLVAIALVAALAMAVHTARRLALDPNKIWNLSLIGIFTALLGSRLILVLVHLSDFLAHPFWMLGLVTIRSRGIVYGGILLAICACIGYILSVGLPLRRTLDCLAPAVALGLAISSLGAFAAGSDYGTPTDKPWGIIYKHGLAALWSGTPLGVRLHPVQPYEALTLFLLLALLLLWLSRQRHDGDVAGTFLFAYGVALYFLDFYRGDRSFVFQGAISLTQILAAALMLAGAALWIRRKPSAL from the coding sequence TTGCACCCGCGCCTCTTCCAGTTCGGCCACATTGCCATCCCGACCTACGGCGTGCTCGTCGCCATCGCACTCGTCGCCGCTCTGGCCATGGCCGTGCACACAGCCCGCCGGCTCGCCCTCGATCCCAATAAGATCTGGAATCTGAGCCTCATCGGCATCTTCACCGCGCTGCTCGGCTCGCGCCTCATTCTTGTGCTCGTCCACTTGAGTGATTTCCTGGCACACCCGTTCTGGATGCTCGGCCTCGTCACGATTCGCAGCCGCGGCATCGTCTACGGCGGCATACTGCTGGCAATTTGTGCCTGTATCGGATACATATTGTCGGTCGGCCTGCCGCTGCGGCGCACACTCGACTGCCTCGCCCCGGCCGTCGCCCTCGGTCTGGCGATCAGCAGCCTGGGAGCCTTCGCCGCCGGATCAGACTACGGCACGCCAACCGACAAGCCCTGGGGCATCATCTATAAGCACGGACTCGCTGCACTCTGGTCCGGCACGCCGCTGGGCGTTCGCCTGCATCCGGTCCAGCCTTATGAAGCGCTGACGCTCTTCCTGTTACTCGCGCTGCTGCTCCTCTGGCTTTCGCGCCAAAGGCACGACGGCGACGTGGCCGGAACCTTCCTCTTCGCCTACGGAGTTGCCCTGTATTTTCTGGATTTCTATCGCGGCGACCGCAGCTTCGTCTTCCAGGGAGCCATCTCCCTAACGCAGATCCTGGCCGCCGCTCTCATGCTTGCAGGCGCAGCCCTCTGGATACGCCGAAAACCCTCCGCGCTCTGA
- a CDS encoding thioesterase family protein: MAHINSFVRIPLLAVRQRLRPLPHIGVLDEDRIRMRVWPNDIDFNFHLNNSRYLSCMDYGRIHMMAANGILNRAIKDRWIPLVGSVDITYRRSLDLWAAFELRSRTLCWDEKWIYMEQSFHSKDGLAAIAWVKGLFRTKEGNIPPQAIVDLVSPGCTSPPVSESFFQWNEITRQRLKGPVTVEKV; the protein is encoded by the coding sequence ATGGCGCACATTAACAGCTTCGTCCGTATTCCACTACTCGCCGTACGCCAGCGCCTCCGCCCGCTGCCGCACATCGGCGTCCTCGACGAAGACCGCATCCGCATGCGCGTCTGGCCCAACGATATCGATTTCAACTTCCACCTGAATAACTCGCGCTACCTCAGCTGCATGGACTACGGCCGCATCCACATGATGGCCGCCAACGGCATCCTCAACCGCGCCATCAAGGATCGCTGGATCCCGCTCGTCGGCTCCGTCGACATCACCTACCGCCGATCGCTGGATCTCTGGGCAGCCTTCGAACTGCGCTCGCGCACTCTCTGCTGGGACGAGAAGTGGATCTATATGGAGCAGAGCTTCCACTCGAAGGACGGCCTCGCCGCTATCGCCTGGGTCAAAGGCCTCTTCCGGACAAAAGAAGGAAACATCCCGCCGCAGGCCATCGTTGACCTGGTGTCGCCCGGATGCACTTCGCCACCCGTGTCGGAATCATTCTTTCAGTGGAACGAGATTACCAGGCAGCGATTGAAGGGTCCGGTCACCGTCGAAAAAGTCTAG
- a CDS encoding UxaA family hydrolase: protein MPTGLHTISTTKSSLIRLHAADNVAVARVSLSPGAVLSEFGIAAKTPVPMGHKIALRAIAAGEAILKYGQVIGNATRAIEACEHVHSHNLAITDLHLQHEFCVDAVAPELFPEADRATFLGFKRSDGRVGTRNYLAILSSVNCSATVSHAIARHFNTSGELDGFPNVDGVAAFTHGGGCAMDGRGEGYAILTRTMAGFARHPNVGAALMIGLGCETNQIPAIVETQSLVAGPTLRTMTIQATGGTRKTIEAGIDAVRTMLPALNAQRRSVQPASELVLALECGGSDGYSGISANPALGYASDLLVRHGGTAVLAETPEIYGAEHLLTRRAATPEVAQKLLDRIEWWRDYVRRNKGDLDNNPSHGNKAGGLTTILEKSLGAVTKGGMSRLEAVYEYAERVSKRGFVFMDTPGYDPVAVTGQIAGGCNMLCFTTGRGSTTGYKPVPCIKLATNTPMYERMAEDMDLNCGEIVTGEKTIEEIGQQIFDKVLAVASGERTCSEQNDYGDYEFVPWQVGAVM from the coding sequence TTGCCGACGGGTCTACACACGATATCTACGACAAAGTCTTCGCTGATTCGGCTGCATGCGGCTGATAACGTCGCTGTCGCTAGGGTTTCGCTGAGCCCGGGTGCGGTTCTTTCGGAGTTTGGTATTGCGGCGAAGACGCCTGTTCCCATGGGGCATAAGATCGCGCTCAGAGCGATTGCCGCGGGCGAGGCGATTCTTAAATATGGTCAGGTGATTGGCAATGCTACGCGGGCCATTGAGGCTTGCGAGCATGTGCATTCGCATAATCTTGCGATTACCGATCTGCACTTGCAGCATGAGTTCTGCGTCGATGCTGTGGCTCCGGAGCTTTTTCCGGAGGCAGATCGCGCTACGTTTCTGGGATTCAAGCGCAGTGATGGGCGAGTCGGGACGCGGAATTATCTTGCGATTCTCTCGTCGGTCAATTGCTCGGCGACGGTTTCCCATGCCATTGCCCGGCATTTCAACACGTCGGGTGAACTCGATGGGTTTCCGAATGTGGATGGCGTGGCCGCGTTTACGCATGGCGGCGGCTGTGCTATGGATGGGCGCGGCGAGGGCTACGCGATTCTGACGAGAACAATGGCCGGGTTTGCGCGCCATCCGAATGTTGGAGCGGCGCTGATGATTGGCCTGGGGTGCGAGACGAATCAGATTCCGGCGATCGTGGAGACGCAATCGCTCGTTGCGGGGCCGACGTTGCGGACGATGACGATCCAGGCGACCGGAGGCACGCGGAAGACGATTGAAGCAGGCATCGACGCGGTGCGAACGATGCTGCCTGCGCTGAATGCGCAGCGGCGCAGCGTTCAGCCGGCATCGGAGCTGGTGCTGGCGCTCGAGTGCGGCGGGTCGGATGGCTACTCCGGCATATCGGCGAATCCTGCACTGGGATATGCGTCCGATCTTCTGGTGCGGCATGGCGGTACGGCTGTTCTCGCGGAGACTCCGGAGATCTATGGTGCTGAGCATCTGCTGACACGGCGGGCGGCGACGCCGGAAGTGGCTCAGAAGCTGCTGGACCGGATCGAATGGTGGCGCGATTATGTGCGGCGCAACAAGGGCGATCTCGATAACAATCCATCGCACGGGAACAAGGCCGGCGGGTTAACGACGATTCTTGAGAAGTCGCTGGGAGCTGTCACCAAGGGCGGTATGTCGAGACTGGAAGCTGTGTATGAGTATGCGGAGCGCGTGTCGAAACGCGGCTTCGTGTTTATGGACACGCCGGGATATGACCCGGTGGCCGTGACCGGGCAGATCGCGGGCGGTTGCAACATGCTGTGCTTTACGACCGGACGCGGATCGACCACGGGCTACAAGCCGGTCCCGTGCATCAAGCTTGCCACGAACACTCCAATGTATGAGCGCATGGCAGAAGATATGGACCTGAACTGCGGCGAAATTGTGACTGGAGAGAAGACGATTGAGGAAATCGGCCAGCAGATCTTCGACAAAGTGTTGGCGGTCGCTTCAGGAGAACGAACCTGCAGCGAACAGAATGACTATGGCGATTACGAGTTCGTGCCCTGGCAGGTCGGCGCGGTGATGTAA
- the obgE gene encoding GTPase ObgE, with protein MFIDEARILVKAGDGGNGCVAFRREKFVPRGGPSGGDGGRGGDVVMESSQRHNTLVHFRFNPEHKAERGRHGEGSNCTGRDGEGTVLKVPVGTALFDDETGELVHDFARPDERIVVARGGRGGRGNQHFATSTHQAPREHELGRAGEEKRYRLELKLLADVGLVGYPNVGKSTLISRLSAAKPKIADYPFTTLEPNLGVVSIGEAPHEESYVVADIPGLIEGAHLGAGLGVQFLRHIERTRLLVHLVDVSDSSGRPDPVEDFKVILGELKSFGHGLDEKPMIVVASKADVANPEKLKKLQTMAKRKKLAFFAISAVTGLGVDALKYAIGDRVRELRETELVAPST; from the coding sequence ATGTTTATTGATGAAGCAAGAATCCTGGTGAAAGCCGGTGACGGTGGTAACGGATGCGTGGCCTTCCGTCGCGAAAAATTTGTGCCGCGCGGCGGGCCTTCGGGCGGCGATGGCGGACGCGGCGGCGACGTGGTGATGGAGTCGAGCCAGCGGCATAACACGCTGGTGCATTTTCGATTTAATCCCGAGCACAAGGCAGAGCGCGGGCGACACGGCGAGGGATCAAACTGCACAGGGCGCGATGGCGAAGGCACTGTGCTGAAGGTTCCGGTGGGCACGGCTCTGTTTGACGATGAGACGGGCGAGCTGGTGCACGATTTTGCTCGTCCTGACGAGCGCATTGTGGTTGCGCGCGGCGGACGCGGCGGACGCGGCAACCAGCACTTTGCCACGTCGACGCATCAGGCTCCGCGTGAGCATGAATTGGGGCGCGCGGGTGAGGAGAAGCGTTACCGGCTGGAGCTGAAGCTGCTCGCCGATGTCGGTCTGGTTGGATATCCGAATGTGGGCAAGTCGACGCTGATCTCGAGGCTCTCGGCGGCGAAGCCGAAGATTGCCGATTATCCTTTTACGACGCTCGAGCCGAATCTGGGTGTCGTCTCGATTGGCGAAGCTCCGCATGAGGAGAGCTATGTGGTCGCCGATATTCCGGGGCTGATCGAGGGCGCGCATCTGGGCGCGGGGTTGGGCGTGCAGTTTCTGCGGCACATTGAGCGCACGCGGCTGCTGGTGCATCTGGTCGATGTGTCGGATTCCAGCGGGCGGCCTGATCCGGTGGAGGACTTCAAGGTCATCCTTGGCGAACTGAAGAGCTTTGGGCATGGCCTCGATGAGAAGCCGATGATCGTGGTCGCGTCGAAGGCCGATGTGGCGAATCCGGAGAAGCTGAAGAAGTTGCAGACGATGGCCAAGCGGAAGAAGCTGGCGTTCTTTGCGATTTCGGCGGTGACGGGGTTGGGTGTGGATGCGTTGAAGTATGCGATTGGGGATCGGGTTCGGGAGTTGAGAGAGACGGAGTTGGTGGCGCCTTCGACCTAG
- a CDS encoding TonB-dependent receptor: MLKLRIALLCALLLVSCCRTVAQSTTGGAIAGTILDAEGRAIPNAQVALRNPATGFERNAKTSEAGGFYFEELTPGTYTLMAGADGFAPLVEQSITVEIGRLTHIVPRLAVGTAQETVSVNASPQIDTTSAAVTQNINQTEVDELPTNSRRWSNFALLAPGVTPDQNGYGLLSFRGISVLLNNNTIDGADNNQAFFSEERGRTRIGYSTTQAAVREFQVNTSNYSAEYGRAAGGVVNTVTKSGGNEVHGQLFFYDRDNNWGATNPFTTLTSRTSTGDFVTTPFKPSDVRKQWGLSAGGPIRKDKLFWFLAYDQFRRDFPAVATAETPSKFFEMQSAQNIATLAARIQQTPTQALISYNNLLNNLNSLLGSVPRSGDQIIFFPKIDWQLNERNHLILQYNHMRWSSLNGVQTGASENYGTASFGNDYVKEDWGIARWQYFVTANMLNEARYQYGRDTESEFSDAPAPFEQSLSKNVYGHAPQISIASGSYGFRFGKPAFLDRPAYPDERRHQFVDTLTWIKGNHAIKFGYDLNYVTDYSDNLYDQNGTYDYTNPLDFAADYYSPNHCSGTTTGVGDLPCYSYFEQGVGFTTFQFQTADYAGFISDEWKLRHGLTLSLGMRYEYEELPNTNKNLVNPDIPQTATLPHDRNNFGPRLGLAWDIFGKGSTVLRIGYGIYYGRIINSTIFTALSSTGSPNGQLTYFYRPTDKGTPPFPYVFSAKPTLSVAPNAVFFDPRFQNPQIHQAEVSFEQALPRKTTITFTYMGSAGRELPNFIDTNIDLTGNQPFKTITYTIDDATGKGPLHGAYTTNFFSQRINPNYQQITDIFSETNSAYQAGVARLSHHSRALDLTGSYTYAHAADYNQNESTFADLNDVLDPTNFKLEYGNSNFDIRQRVTASAVARAPWRVHGFWGYLVNGYLVAPVAELRTGLPFTMRTTGSVPSLECSYEQFLLGICPSTKVSGLGASINGSGGANRIPAVGRNTFRYPRVYNVDARLAKNTQIGERYNLEVVSEIFNVLNHQNATNIDTVGYIINGATTPGGNARLTFLSGANGTARFGTVTNANSTTLYRERQLQLALRLRF; the protein is encoded by the coding sequence GTGTTGAAGCTACGCATCGCGCTGCTGTGCGCATTGCTCCTCGTGTCCTGCTGCCGGACCGTTGCTCAATCGACCACTGGCGGAGCCATCGCCGGAACCATTCTCGACGCAGAAGGCCGAGCCATCCCGAACGCGCAAGTCGCGCTCCGCAACCCCGCCACCGGATTTGAGCGCAACGCAAAGACCAGCGAAGCAGGCGGCTTCTATTTTGAAGAACTCACGCCGGGAACCTACACGCTCATGGCCGGCGCAGACGGCTTCGCGCCGCTGGTCGAGCAATCCATCACCGTTGAAATAGGCCGCCTCACCCACATCGTCCCCCGGCTCGCCGTCGGTACGGCACAGGAAACGGTCAGCGTAAACGCCTCGCCACAGATCGATACGACATCCGCAGCCGTTACACAGAACATCAACCAGACTGAAGTCGACGAGCTCCCCACCAACAGCCGCCGCTGGTCCAATTTCGCTCTGCTCGCGCCCGGCGTTACGCCCGACCAGAACGGTTACGGTCTGCTCAGCTTCCGCGGCATCAGCGTGCTGCTCAACAACAACACCATCGACGGGGCCGACAACAATCAGGCCTTCTTCTCAGAAGAACGAGGCCGCACCCGCATCGGCTACTCCACCACGCAGGCCGCCGTGCGCGAATTCCAGGTCAACACCTCCAACTACTCCGCCGAATACGGACGCGCCGCCGGAGGTGTCGTCAACACCGTCACCAAGAGCGGCGGCAACGAGGTCCACGGTCAGCTCTTTTTCTACGACCGCGACAACAACTGGGGCGCGACCAACCCATTCACCACTCTAACCTCGCGCACCAGCACGGGCGACTTCGTCACCACACCCTTCAAGCCATCAGACGTTCGCAAACAATGGGGATTGAGCGCAGGCGGCCCCATCCGCAAAGACAAGCTCTTCTGGTTCCTCGCCTACGATCAATTCCGTCGCGACTTCCCCGCCGTCGCCACTGCGGAGACGCCCAGCAAATTCTTTGAAATGCAGAGCGCGCAGAACATTGCAACGCTCGCCGCCCGCATTCAGCAGACTCCGACGCAGGCGCTCATCAGCTACAACAATCTGCTCAACAACCTCAACAGCCTGCTGGGCAGCGTTCCGCGCAGCGGCGATCAGATCATCTTCTTCCCCAAGATCGATTGGCAGCTCAATGAGCGCAACCACCTGATCTTGCAGTACAACCACATGCGCTGGTCGTCGCTCAACGGCGTGCAAACCGGAGCCTCCGAGAACTACGGAACGGCGAGTTTCGGCAACGATTACGTAAAAGAAGACTGGGGCATCGCGCGCTGGCAGTACTTCGTGACCGCCAACATGCTCAACGAAGCCCGTTACCAGTATGGACGCGACACCGAATCGGAATTCTCCGACGCGCCAGCGCCCTTCGAGCAGAGCCTGTCGAAAAACGTCTACGGCCACGCCCCGCAAATTTCCATCGCCTCAGGAAGCTATGGCTTCCGCTTCGGCAAGCCAGCCTTCCTTGATCGCCCTGCTTATCCCGATGAGCGCCGCCACCAGTTCGTCGACACCCTAACCTGGATCAAAGGCAACCACGCCATCAAATTCGGCTACGACCTCAATTACGTCACCGACTACAGCGACAATCTCTACGATCAGAACGGCACCTACGACTACACCAATCCGCTCGACTTTGCCGCCGACTACTACTCACCCAACCATTGCTCCGGTACTACAACCGGAGTCGGCGACCTTCCCTGCTATTCCTACTTTGAGCAGGGCGTTGGCTTCACCACGTTCCAGTTCCAGACCGCCGACTACGCAGGCTTCATCTCCGATGAATGGAAGCTGCGCCACGGCCTGACGCTGTCCCTGGGCATGCGCTACGAGTACGAAGAGTTGCCCAACACCAACAAAAACCTGGTCAATCCCGATATCCCACAGACTGCCACCCTCCCCCACGACCGCAACAACTTCGGCCCGCGTCTCGGCCTGGCGTGGGACATCTTCGGCAAAGGCTCGACCGTTCTCCGCATCGGGTACGGCATCTACTACGGACGCATTATCAACTCCACCATCTTCACCGCGCTCTCGTCCACGGGATCACCCAACGGCCAGCTCACCTACTTCTATCGCCCGACCGACAAGGGCACGCCGCCTTTCCCCTACGTCTTCAGCGCCAAGCCAACGCTGAGCGTCGCACCGAACGCCGTGTTCTTCGACCCGCGCTTCCAGAACCCGCAGATCCACCAGGCGGAAGTTTCCTTCGAACAGGCCCTCCCACGCAAGACAACGATCACCTTCACCTACATGGGCAGCGCCGGACGCGAACTCCCCAACTTCATTGACACCAACATCGACCTCACCGGCAATCAGCCCTTCAAAACCATTACCTACACCATCGACGACGCCACCGGAAAAGGCCCGCTCCACGGCGCCTACACCACCAACTTTTTCTCCCAGCGCATCAACCCCAACTACCAGCAGATCACCGACATTTTCAGCGAAACCAACTCCGCCTACCAGGCCGGAGTCGCCAGGCTCAGCCACCACTCCCGCGCCCTCGATCTCACCGGTTCCTACACCTACGCCCACGCCGCCGACTACAACCAGAACGAGAGCACCTTCGCCGATCTCAACGACGTCCTCGACCCGACAAATTTCAAGCTCGAATACGGCAACTCCAACTTCGACATCCGCCAGCGCGTCACCGCCAGCGCCGTCGCACGCGCTCCGTGGCGCGTCCACGGATTCTGGGGCTATCTCGTCAACGGTTATCTCGTCGCGCCTGTCGCCGAGCTGCGCACCGGCCTGCCTTTCACCATGCGCACCACCGGTTCTGTTCCGTCGCTCGAATGCTCTTACGAGCAATTTCTCCTCGGCATCTGCCCGTCCACCAAAGTCAGCGGCTTAGGTGCAAGCATCAACGGATCCGGCGGCGCCAACCGCATCCCCGCCGTGGGCCGCAACACTTTCCGCTATCCGCGCGTGTACAACGTCGACGCCCGCCTCGCCAAGAACACCCAGATAGGCGAGCGCTACAACCTTGAAGTTGTTAGCGAAATCTTCAACGTGCTCAATCACCAGAACGCCACCAACATCGACACCGTTGGCTACATCATCAATGGAGCCACCACTCCTGGCGGCAACGCCCGCCTCACCTTCCTCAGCGGAGCCAACGGTACCGCCCGCTTCGGCACAGTCACCAACGCCAACAGCACCACCCTGTACCGGGAACGTCAACTCCAATTGGCCCTGCGCCTGCGCTTTTAA